The Trichomycterus rosablanca isolate fTriRos1 chromosome 22, fTriRos1.hap1, whole genome shotgun sequence genome has a window encoding:
- the hoxb4a gene encoding homeobox protein Hox-B4a, producing the protein MAMSSYLINSNYVDPKFPPCEEYSQSDYLPSHSPDYYSAQRQEPSFQHESIYHQRSGCTNPAYLSCQSAGQPAVVMSPRGHVLNPAVLSSALPEPSHRCDSVTPSPPPACVQTPIIQSATSVTSRKDPVVYPWMKKVHVNIVSPNYSGGEPKRSRTAYTRQQVLELEKEFHYNRYLTRRRRVEIAHTLCLSERQIKIWFQNRRMKWKKDHKLPNTKIRSSNSANSSLSGGPLKNNQH; encoded by the exons ATGGCCATGAGTTCCTATTTGATCAACTCCAACTATGTGGACCCTAAGTTTCCACCTTGCGAGGAATACTCACAGAGCGACTACCTACCCAGTCACTCTCCAGACTACTATAGCGCCCAGAGGCAAGAGCCGTCGTTCCAGCATGAGTCGATCTACCACCAGCGATCGGGCTGCACCAATCCAGCCTACCTATCATGCCAGAGTGCCGGGCAGCCCGCCGTGGTGATGTCTCCTCGTGGTCACGTACTAAACCCAGCTGTTCTCTCCTCCGCCCTACCTGAACCAAGCCATCGCTGCGACTCGGTAACTCCGAGCCCTCCGCCTGCTTGCGTTCAAACCCCCATCATACAAAGTGCTACTTCGGTTACTTCACGAAAGGATCCCGTGGTGTACCCATGGATGAAAAAAGTCCACGTAAACATCG TGAGTCCGAACTATTCGGGCGGAGAGCCTAAGCGCTCACGCACAGCCTACACGCGACAGCAAGTTCTTGAGCTGGAGAAAGAGTTTCACTACAACCGCTACCTTACTCGCCGACGCAGGGTGGAAATTGCCCACACCCTTTGCCTTTCCGAACGACAGATAAAGATTTGGTTTCAGAATCGGCGTATGAAGTGGAAGAAAGATCATAAGCTACCGAACACAAAGATCCGCTCCAGCAATTCTGCAAACTCAAGTTTAAGTGGCGGTCCGTTAAAAAATAATCAACACTGA